CCAAATTCATTTGAAACCAAATTTGTGGTCTTCCCAAAATCGCAACTGACCCGGCCATACCCAATGACACAAACATTGGGCCGTTAGTCCAGTTCGGGATCTAACCGTCCAAATTCATTCGAAATCAAATTTGTGGTCTTGCAAAAATCGCTGACCTGACCAGACCCAATGACACAAATATTGGGCAGTAAGTCCAGTTCGGGGCGGAGCGGGTCTTGTTGGACACCCCTATTTGACACATGTTAGGCAAAGAAAGAAGGACCAGAGGTACTAAAGTAAGATGATTATATCACTACAATAAATGACAAATTCTATCTACGAACATAATTAGTATTCATATCATATTAACAATTGAAGAAAAATAAGGGTATATGCACCGAAAGGTAATATTGGGTTTGATTTCAATTTCCACCCTTTGGGGTCTCAGTCAAAAAGTGTAATGATAAGCACCACTCCACGTTCACAAGCACAAAAACTGAAACTGTACCACGCTCTCTCACTCCCTCCTTATTATAGACACCATCACCATTCCCCTACCTACCACTAGTACCTACAACACTATACACACTATACCCTCCACTCAGACAAGCACTCCCTAACTAGCTACTtccattatcatcatcatcatgttgCAGCAGCATCAGATTGGGAATATGGAGAACTCATCAGAGCTGTTCCAATTCCTTACTGGCACCAACAACAACGCCTCCTTCTTTGAGGCTCAGCCACCATCGGTGCAGAACAGCTTTTGCAGTTCCTCTAATAACAACTATTACCCCTTGGAAGTGTCTGAAATTACAGAAGCAGCACCCTCCCAGCAAGATAGAAACCTAGCAGCTATGAGGAACCACAAGGAAGctgagaagaggaggagggagAGAATTAACTCCCACCTCGATGCCCTTCGCACCCTTCTCCCTTGTAATTCCAAGGTAACAATCATATGCATGCACACAACATAAACATGTAAGATTAGAGGCAAATATCGACGCTACGCAGGTTCGAGTCGTGGAATCAATGACTTACATTGCCTATTAAATACATAAATTGGTTTCGGCCCCTCCTTAAACCCCGTGAACAGCGTGAGCTTTATAGCACCAAATTTGCACTAAGTATGTTTGGTTATAAGTTTTGATGGTTGGAATCACTATTCAAAGGGTTTAAAGTATTGTCTCCATGAGCCATTTCAAAAAAGCACCATTGACTTTACAAACATGCTAGAGTTCCTTTTTGAGTAATTGTGTTCTCATTCACTGTTGGGCTTGTTGAGTTTTGGTTGTTGAGAAAAAGGGTTAGTTGTCTGTAGaatttttcttctcaaaggaAGCACACTTTTGACCAACAAAGGTGAATGTAATGTATGTTTAGGTTTGACTGAAATTTTAGTTTCTATAGAAATAAAGTGGAATGATCAATAATGAATCATCCTCATTTTTCATTTGCTTTTCTCTAAGATTCTTGTTCATATCATGATTCATTGAGCTTCCTCAAAAGCTTCAATTCATTATTGTGTTTTGTGAAATTCCCTCTACTTCAGCAATATAAGATATTACTACTAAaagtgcattttttttttatataattgatTATGCAACCGAAATCAATTTTGGTGAGAAATTTCTGTAATTAGCATTTGAATGCcaaattgattttgataaaaaataagtttataGCAAGATACTATAAACTAGTAATAATTGAGGGGAAAATAATCACTTAATATCCATGGTTCtgaagaaattaaaataaaaatgtgtgATTAATTGTTTATGTTTCAGACAGACAAGGCTTCACTTCTTGCAAAGGTTGTCCAGCGAGTGAAGGAGCTGAAGCAGCAAACATCTGAAATCACCAACCTGGAAACTGTTCCATCCGAAACAGACGAGATCAGCGTCCTCTCCAGCGGTGGCGCCGGCGATGGTAGGCTCATATTCAAGGCATCACTGTGCTGTGAGGACCGCTCCGACCTCATCCCGGACCTCATTGAGATCCTCAAGTCACTTCATCTGAAGACCCTCAAAGCTGAAATGGCCACACTCGGAGGAAGAACGCGCAACGTTCTCATCGTCGCAGCTGAGAAAGACCACAGCATTGAATCCATCCATTTCCTTCAGAACTCGCTCAGATCATTGCTGGACCGGTCCAGCTCCGGCGACAGATCAAAACGTCGTCGTGGGTTAGACCGAACAATGATGGCATGACTTACCAACATGCAAAATGAGGACATTTTCATTCCATTATGTGTCATTTCAGTGCGTATTTGGATTTCGTTGAATTTGTCCAACCTCAACGCTCACAAAGTTTTGCTTCTTTGTTCGTATTTTAGGATGTGACTCAAACTTGAAAACATACATGCTAAAGTATAGATGGAGAAGCAAAATTTTAGTATGAGTTCAACTAGAATCCGAGCACAAATGTAATGTTTAGGTATTTTGAGTAGGATGTGTTCATGGGTTTTAATTTTTAGGTCTCTACATGTAAAGGGAAAGGTGGTCAATAAATGTTGTTTGAGAATATTTATGAAATTTGATCACAAAcataaaatcaattctgatgAGAAACCTTCTAGAAGAAGTTAGTGGAATCATAAGTTAAATACATTATGATTTTGTTAAGATCATCAATGAGTTAATTAGTTACCAGAGTTAAAGAATTAGCCATGAGAATGGTTTTATTGTTTAACACATGGTTAATTCCTTAACTCTAGTAAATATCTCACTGATGTTAACAAACTCAGTTGGTTagatttaacttatttcattaaCCTTTAATATCTTGGCTTTTGAATGTAAGAGTTGATTttcaagaaagaaaaatagatccaaacatgctataaggtTATGTTGGATAGTTAGTTAGGATAGCTATATAGTTAGGGTTTTTGCATGTGGAGTTTTTTATAGTCTTGCATGTGTAAGTAGGAGAAACAGGAGGTTAAGGATATTTCCGGTGGGTAATGAAGGAATTAAGAaatgtgatttttattttattatttatagttACTTACTGTGCAAGTGGAGAGTGAGTACTTTGTGACAGAGAAGAAAAAGGAGTCTGTCTTTTCTGTAAAAGCAATGCTTCTGTGAGTTTCCAAGCTATAGAAAATGGCATATTCGTTTATCTGTGTTTTTTGGGTACTTTGGTTTCTCTTTCTGAACTGAGCTTTACACTGATTCTAAAGAGATGGGAGGCCTTGTTGGGAAGTGGGTTTTGGAATGGATTGTAGGTCAGGTGACGATGTCTTCGGTGGTTCAGTTTGAAATTGAACCACCATGGTGCAGGTACTGTTCCACACTTAAAGTACTAAAATGcccatttatttttttcacctCCCTTCCTTCTCCTCTACTCCCAGTCTCTCCTAGATTGTCTCTTGCAACATGTGTCGTTGTCACCCTCCACGACCTCCGCccctccaccacctcctccaatCTTTCCTCTTTCACTGTCAGCGAAAATGCCTGAAGAGGCTTATACCCTCTGACCAGTCATGGAATTGGTCCATTACCTCAACAAACACATCCCATGGACTAGACCCACCATTCGTGTCTTCAGTTCATTTTTCTCCTGTTCACTCTCTTATTCGCACCTTCCGTCAAAATCTATTCTTTTTTTGTTCAGATCCACATCAATTTCTGGGCTTCCTTcaaaatcttcttctttttgttcACATCCGCACCACCACACCATCTCTTTTCCTTTCACCTCCCTTCGTTCTATGTCCTCCAAACTATGTCGAACCTCGGCCCTCTCTTCAGCTTCCTTTATCTTCTCCATACGAAGATCTTCAGGAACATGACATGCAAAGTGAAATCTCATCCCAAGAAGCTCTGATATGGGAAGAACAAAGGCCTTCTGAAGAACCTAACAATAAATCCATAACCACCatctaaaaaaaaagaaaaaaatcagagCCAAACACACTTCTTCTATTGGACTTTCTATGTCCTGGGTTTGCAATTCAACGATGCTTGCTTCAATAATTAACTAGTTAAGTGCTTCAATCATTCGGTACCAATTTGGGATTAGAGTTAGGATTTTGAGTAATTTCAATATAATAACATTTGGGGGTAAAAGAAGAGGCAAATTCATGGATGAAAGAGATGAACCGGAAGAGATGGAGTGGTGGCTTAGGTGGGAAGCACAGTGGTATGCCTTGAGCTTGGTAGCagagtgtaagacccaagattttaagcttagaataagtggaagagatttccatttacgattaggcttgatgtaatgtgaagggaaacctgaacgaaagtttattaaatgaaatatatttatgaaggagaaagttcaggaaaagtcaaaggattacaccatgatcgataaaagttatagtacgatcgttgtacgcttaaacctaggtcagaaaccctagtatatagc
This is a stretch of genomic DNA from Lotus japonicus ecotype B-129 chromosome 1, LjGifu_v1.2. It encodes these proteins:
- the LOC130730059 gene encoding transcription factor bHLH106, giving the protein MLQQHQIGNMENSSELFQFLTGTNNNASFFEAQPPSVQNSFCSSSNNNYYPLEVSEITEAAPSQQDRNLAAMRNHKEAEKRRRERINSHLDALRTLLPCNSKTDKASLLAKVVQRVKELKQQTSEITNLETVPSETDEISVLSSGGAGDGRLIFKASLCCEDRSDLIPDLIEILKSLHLKTLKAEMATLGGRTRNVLIVAAEKDHSIESIHFLQNSLRSLLDRSSSGDRSKRRRGLDRTMMA